From a region of the Sander lucioperca isolate FBNREF2018 chromosome 8, SLUC_FBN_1.2, whole genome shotgun sequence genome:
- the LOC116046678 gene encoding olfactory receptor 6N2-like, with translation MDNELNLTYLTFDGHVELHKYRYLYFVIMFTAYILIICSNSTIVGIIVINKSLHEPMYIFITALLINSVLFSTAIYPKLLIDFLSEKQIISYSACLFQWFMYYTLGCSEFFLLSVMSYDRYVSICKPLQYPTIMRKKTVKMFLILAWILPACQFSVGPLLIANEKLCYFILKGIICNSTIQKLQCVSSTVLNIYGLILFVGSVPLPVLFILFTYTRILIIIYRSSREVRRKAAQTCLPHLLVLINFSCLGTYDVLLSRLETNVSKTVRLIMSLQIILYHPLFNPIIYGLKMKEIYKHLKRFFRQDKLN, from the coding sequence ATGGACAATGAATTAAATCTAACATATTTAACTTTTGATGGGCATGTGGAACTGCACAAATACAGATATCTTTATTTTGTGATCATGTTTACAgcatatattctaataatttGCAGTAATTCCACTATTGTGGGCATCATAGTGattaacaaatccctccatgaacctatgtacattttcattacaGCTTTGTTAATCAACTCTGTTCTTTTCAGCACGGCTATCTATCCAAAGCTTTTGATTgactttttatctgaaaaacagATCATATCTTATTCAGCCTGTCTCTTTCAGTGGTTTATGTATTACACTCTAGGCTGTTCAGAATTCTTCCTGTTGTCAGTCATGTCTTATGACagatatgtgtctatatgtaaaCCTCTGCAATATCCAACtatcatgagaaaaaaaactgttaaaatgtTCCTGATTTTAGCTTGGATTCTGCCTGCTTGTCAGTTTTCAGTTGGACCGTTACTGATTGCAAATGAAAAGCTCTGTTACTTTATTTTAAAAGGGATAATTTGCAACAGCACTATTCAGAAACTTCAATGTGTGAGTTCAACAGTGCTGAATATATATGGCTTGATTCTTTTTGTAGGATCTGTACCTCTCCCTGTACTTTTCATACTTTTTACATACACCAGGATACTTATAATAATCTATCGAAGTAGTAGAGAAGTCAGGAGAAAAGCTGCACAGACCTGTTTACCCCACCTGTTGGTTCTGATCAACTTTTCCTGTTTGGGTACATATGATGTACTTCTAAGTCGACTGGAAACAAATGTTTCCAAAACTGTACGTTTAATAATGTCTTTACAAATTATTTTGTATCATCCTCTCTTTAATCCGATCATATATGgattgaaaatgaaagaaatttaTAAACACCTCAAGAGATTTTTCCGTCAAGACAAATTAAACTAA